One Lemur catta isolate mLemCat1 chromosome 15, mLemCat1.pri, whole genome shotgun sequence genomic window carries:
- the RCVRN gene encoding recoverin — protein MGNSKSGALSKEILEELQLNTKFTEEELCAWYQSFLKECPSGRITQQEFQSIYAKFFPDSDPKAYAQHVFRSFDANSDGTLDFKEYVIALHMTTAGKTNQKLEWAFSLYDVDGNGTISKNEVLEIVMAIFKMINPEDMKHLPDDENTPEKRAEKIWKFFGKKDDDKLTEEEFIEGTLANKEILRLIQFEPQKVKEKLKEKKP, from the exons ATGGGGAACAGCAAGAGCGGGGCCCTGTCCAAGGAGATCCTGGAGGAGCTGCAGCTGAACACCAAGTTCACGGAGGAGGAGCTGTGTGCCTGGTACCAGTCCTTCCTGAAGGAGTGCCCCAGCGGCCGCATCACCCAGCAGGAGTTCCAGAGCATCTACGCCAAGTTCTTCCCGGACTCTGACCCCAAGGCCTACGCCCAGCACGTGTTCCGCAGCTTCGATGCCAACAGCGATGGCACCCTGGACTTCAAGGAGTACGTCATCGCCCTGCACATGACCACCGCGGGCAAGACCAACCAGAAGCTGGAGTGGGCCTTCTCCCTCTACGACGTGGACGGCAACGGGACCATCAGCAAGAACGAAGTGCTGGAGATCGTCATG gctatttttaaaatgatcaatCCTGAGGATATGAAGCACCTCCCAGATGATGAAAACACACCAGAAAAGAGAGCTGAGAAGATCTGGAAgttctttggaaaaaaagatgATG ATAAACTCACAGAGGAAGAATTCATCGAGGGGACCCTGGCCAATAAGGAGATTCTGCGACTGATCCAGTTTGAGCCTCAAAAAGTGAAGGAGaagttaaaggaaaagaaaccttGA